The stretch of DNA GAGAAAATTTAAATGAGATAGCTAAATTAATGGTTTATGAAACAACTAAGGATTTAGAATTAGAGGAGATTGAAGTTGAAACTCCAATTCAAAAAACAAAGGCATATGTGCTTAAAGACAAAGCAGTTGCAGTTGTACCAATTTTAAGAGCAGGGCTAGGGATGGTAGATGGTATCCTATCTTTAATACCAACAGCAAAGGTTGGACATATAGGAGTATACAGAAACGAAGAAACTATGCAACCAGTTTATTATTATTGTAAACTTCCTTTAGACATTAAAGATAGACAAGTAATACTTGTAGATCCTATGTTAGCCACTGGTGGATCAGCTATTTATGCAATAGATTACTTGAAAAAAGAAGGAGTAAAAGATATTACATTTATGTGTTTAATCTCAGCTCCAGAAGGTTTAGCTAAAGTACAAGAGGTTCATCCTGATGTGCCAATTTATACAGCT from Fusobacterium sp. IOR10 encodes:
- the upp gene encoding uracil phosphoribosyltransferase, coding for MAVVEIKHPLIEHKLTHLRDKNTDTKTFRENLNEIAKLMVYETTKDLELEEIEVETPIQKTKAYVLKDKAVAVVPILRAGLGMVDGILSLIPTAKVGHIGVYRNEETMQPVYYYCKLPLDIKDRQVILVDPMLATGGSAIYAIDYLKKEGVKDITFMCLISAPEGLAKVQEVHPDVPIYTAKIDEKLDENCYIVPGLGDCGDRIFGTK